The Leishmania mexicana MHOM/GT/2001/U1103 complete genome, chromosome 6 DNA segment CATGGCGCTGAAGCTGTGCAGCGAGGCTGGCGCGATGTGCGTCGGCGTCACGAACGTCGTTGAGTCTAGCGTCAGCCGGCTGACGCACTGCGGCGTCCACCTGAAAGCTGGCGTCGAGGTCGGTGTGGCGTCAACGAAGGCATACACGTCACAGGTGATCGTGATGACGCTGGTGGTGCTCTTGCTCAGCAGCGActcggtgcggctgcaggagcgccgcAACGAGATCTTGCGCGGTCTGTCCGAGGTGCCAGCAAAGATTACCGAGGTGCTCAGGGTCACACACGACCCCATgaaggcgctggcggcgcgcctgAAGGAGAGCCACTCCGTCATTGTGCTCGGTCGCGGCTACGACCTGGCTACcgcgatggaggcggcgctgaaggtgaAGGAGCTGAGCTACGTTCACATGGAAGGCATTCACAGCGGCGAGCTCAAGCATGGGCCGCTCGCGCTGATTGATGAgacggtgccggtgctggcgaTGTGCACAAAGGACAAGCACTTCGACTTGAGcaaggcagcggtgcagcaggtgaACGCTCGCAACggctccgtcgtcgtcttcacgACCGAGGTAGACGCTGAGCTGAGGGCGGCCGCGAGCGAGATAGTCCTTGTTCCAGCGACGGTGGACTGCCTTCAGTGTGTCATCAACGTTATTCCGTTCCAGTTGCTTGCCTACTacatggcgctgctgcgcggcaatAACGTTGACTGCCCGCGCAACCTGGCCAAGAGTGTCACCGTGCAGTAGTAccgcatgtgtgtgcgtgtgtccgtgCGCATCGCcacgccccccctccccctccccttcaccctctcccccaccaccaccggcagcccCCTTCGCGTCTGTCGGCTCTACGTTAaagcgccgccttcttcaaCTCGTGCTCACGCTGGTGTGCATCATTTcttgtcccccctccctccctccctccccctctcatcttcttacccccccccccaccctcacccccctcAAGAGGGTGGGTGCGACGCGTTGTGCGGAATGCGTGTGATGAGGCGGGTGGGCCGATAcccgtgcgcgtgtttcCAGTGAAGCCGAGAAAGTGAAGTAGGGAAGCGCGAGAACCGCGAAAaggtgcgcgtgcagggGAAGCGCAGCGCGCATGGTGTGGAAGGGCCCCGTGGCTGGCTGTCCATCTGGTCGCCTTCCTCAtcctctgcgcgtgcgggtgTCTCTGCCGCCTGCTCTCCTGCTTTGCTTCGCCGTTGCTGCGATGTCTCTCCTTTAGCGTGTGTTATTCTTACTCGGCTCTCGGCCCGCACATGTGGCCACGACGGaggcgtatgtgtgtgtatgtatatgtgtatgtgtcgcGTCGGCTGTgtcggccaccgccaccctctCCGTTGCCTGGGCCTCTCGCGTGAGCGATGTTTTCTCGgcaaagggggaggaggcgcgactcttcgcgtgtgcgtgcgagtcgAGCGCGCAACGAAACCGAACTAAGAAGACAAGGagcggcatccgcctccttcgccgaGCAGACGTGGATGCtgtcacccacccacccacacccacacacgcacaagagaCCCGCACGCGTTATGTCGACCTTGTCACCTCTGCGCATGTAGCCTGGCCACCGCGCTCTGCTCCATGAAGGACTGCTGTAGCTCCTCGcagcaccctctctctcccccttcctcccccgGCGTCTGTCTTCTGTTGCCGCTCAACCACAtccttctcttctcctctgccTGCCCACTACACACCACTGCACTCTGCAGAATGTTTTCAGCCCGCGCCAACCCCGCCGACCCCGCCCCTCTGTGCCGTCGCAGCGCCGTACCTTGCGCGGTGTGagtgtcctcctcctcctcctcctcctccccccttcgtAGACAGGGCCGATCGAGGGAGGTCTGAggcgagagcagcacagGACGCGCAGCAGACCTCGAGTTTTGCATGCGCCGCGCGTGAGGCGACCACGCATCACACATCCACACCCGCCAAAGACAGCAatcgctggcggcgccatGAAGCTGTTTGGCAGCTCCCTCTTCGACTCGGACAAGACGTACCGGCCGAAGAAGAAGCACAAGGAGGGAACGGAGCGGTACCGCCTGCACAACTTCGCACGCTCGCTCGTCAAGTCcggcgacctgcggcaggcggtgcagctgcccccTGGCGTCGAAGCCAACAACTGGCTTTCGGTGCACACCGTCGATTTCTACAACATCACAAACGTCATCTACGGCTCGCTGACGGACTACTGCAGCGACATGAGCTGCCCCGTCATGTCCTCCGGGCCGCGGTACGAGTACCTGTGGCGCAACCCTCCCGAGTACCCCAAGGCGACACGGGTGTCGGCACCACAGTACCTCGACCTGCTCATGAAGTGGATCGAGCGGCAGATCAACGACGAGCGCATTTTCCCGTCGGAGGACTACAACCCGTACCCGGCCGACTTCAAGAGTTACGTGAAGAACATATTCCGCCGCATGTTCCGCGTCTACGCGCACATCTATTACTCGCACTTCACGAAGATCGCGGAGCttcaggaggaggcgcacatgAACACCGCCTTCAAGCACTTCATGTACTTCGCGTGGGAGTTCGACCTCATTCCACGTGAGGAgctgacgccgctgcaggagtTGCTGAAGAACCTCATGGGCGACTACGCGAAGGAGAGGCTAGAGTGAGCATCGAACTTTTGGACGCATattggagggggaggggggggggcagcaaGACTTCgtggcgcgtgcgtctgcgctTGTTGTTGAGGACCAGTCCCGGCGGACTGGCATGCATGTTTTGCGTCGCGTCCTTCTCCCCAAGACGTCTGTTCCacttcgccagcgcctccgctcGTGCCGACACCGGATCTCTGGCCGACGCTCCTcactcgccctctctctgcttctcccgttgtgtgtgtgcgccgccacgtTGTCGCGCCTTCGCccgcaacacgcacacgcacacgcacacacgtgtatgGTGGCGTCCTTTCACATGCGCACGGCACTTTCGTGTCTGTTGGCCGTCGACGCGGCCATCCATGCTTTCTCGtccggcgcgcgtgcggctcGATGCTTTTTTATTTCTCCCATATCGTCGCTAGCAAAAAGCATTGTCAGGGGCGGGGGACGGGGACGGACGTCGAGGACGTGCGCGTCCGCAGTGTAGCATGGCGTATACTTGCGCGCCGGCGTTACGACCAGCCTGTGACGGCATCGGCACGCACGACCACGCTTCACTGTCGCGGCAACGTAGACGCGATTTGCCTTGTCGTGTGTTTCTCGTGGATATCCTCACGGTGTgatgccccccctccctcccccaaaaaaaaattgCATCCCCATCTCTTGCTGCTCAGACCGCGCTCCGTGCTCAGTCGCCGGTGCATGTCCGCTCCCGTCTCACTTCCCCCCCCTCAACCCCCCTGTTTCTCATGCTCGCCACTCAGcccaccgccttctcctcgccTGTTTTACCGACATCACCGCGTCACCTTCGCGCGCGCCTTCATCACTCCAGCTTCCGCCACCACGAACGAAGCCTCGCACTGATCACGACGAATAATGCAGGGGGCCGACAACGGTGCGCAGCTCCAGATGCTTCTGCGCGTCAACGAATACGTGCAGAAGCAGCGACAGGCGTACATGACACTGTCGTTTGACGAGCAGCGTCGACGTGGTCCGCTCCTGTTAGAGGACTTGCTGACCATGGTGATGCACAACCTCCTTCAGGAGGCAGAGGGCAACGAaggggacgacgacgacgatggtgTGCGACGACCAAGGGCGCGTGCGAGGATGGCCAGCGGGGCCCATGCCTTGGATGCGCTCACCTCGTCGACGAGCTCGTTGCCGTTCGCGCTCCGCGACGTTCCTGCCCTCGCCaacgtggcggcgctgcagcttcgACTAACATCCACTGTCATGGCAGCCATCAGCACTCGAGCCATAGTAACGGTCCACGAGCTGGAGGAGTGGGTCTGTGCTCAGGAGGGCGTGGAGCACTTCGCCGAGCTCGGGCTCGGTATCGGCTTGCAGGTGCTGCCGGTTGTGCAGGAATACTTCCAGCTGCGCGCGAACTCCGCCGTGTTCCCGGTGCGGGCCCGAGACGTGGTCGCGTTTCTGCTGAACGATACCGCGGCGAGGGACATGCTGCtctacggcggcggcgacacccGCGACTTGCTATAccgcttcgccgccttcTACGAGCGTCACGTACTCCACAGCGCGTCTCCGTCTTCCGCCTCTGCAACAGTGTGTGGACGTGGTCGGCTGCTGAACGTGCGCCAGCTCGGCATTCACGTGCAGGACtacgccgcgctgctcgcggcgctgacgcaggAGCTGGCGAGTGCACACCAgcttgagcagcagcagttccAGAGGTGGATAGAGAGCTGTGTCACCGCAGAGACAGCCGCCACACAAGGCGCCAGCGCTCGCGACACAGCGTGTGTGGCGGCTGCGAAGGATAGTGCCGCTGTTGAGGGCGCGCTTGTGAGAGCCGCCTCGTTCGAGGCCGCGGCTCGGCGGGAGCGGAACCGAGCACTGTACGAGCGCGTGTTGCACTCCTTCGACTCcgcctgcgcgcacgcggagCTTGTCGAGGGCatgcggcgcacacacgagaaGGCCCTCTGCGCCAGTCTCGGTGGTGACTCCGACACCGTGCCGTGCGTGAGGTCTGCCGGCGTCCGCGCCATAAACTTTGCTGTCACCTTCACAGAGGCGGAAGCGCGCTCCTACAGTCTCCCTCTGTCGCTGTGGCGTACAGTACCTCTGGACGATGAAGCATGCAGTTCACTGGCGGGCGGCAGGGaatggggaggaggggttgAGCTGCGCTTCCATGTGGGTGCGTCGATCGACACGGAGGTGAGCCGGGCAGCGCGGGGACTCGCgcaaggcagcagcgcgtcgacAACCCCGCGGACGGCCCCTCTGGACTCTCAGTGGACCTCGAATACCGTGACGGGTGAGAAACAGGCTCCTGGCGAACGCGTCTCCAGCGACAGTATCCGTGTGGTGCCGCCCCCGCCATCATCGGCAAtgcgtcggcgacgcggcacGGTTGTCTCCGACAGACCGCTTGCAATCTTCATGGGGGCACCtatcgccgctgctgctgcggcggcggagacgcGGGGGGTGGCCTCACCGgacgctgcgccagctctcgtcggcgccgcctcgatAATACCCGCTGTAGCGGCAACATCAGCCATCCCACTGCTGTCCTCGCTGCTGGCACCGGCTGGGTCGCTCGGCCTGGCTGTTGCGAGCAGCGCCAACACCGTCGACGCACCGCCGAGTGTGTCTCCGCAAGATACTGACACTGCTGTCGAGCGCGCGCCAAGCGCGGAGGGCAGGCCAtccgctgccgacgtggTTGGAGGCTCTGTGGACATGTCCACGGAACCCAAGACAGCACTGGAGAAGCTTGGCAACCTACTGATGCAGCACCGACAGTggagtgcagcggcgcagcgacgaggcGCACCTGCGAGCGAACCGTTGATGGTCCTGGGCACAGGCGATACGTGGCTGGACCttgccgtggcggcgttCGAGACCTTCGCGGTCGGTGACGTGGTTCCCGTGAAGCTGCTGTACGAGGCATGGGCGATGTGCGTGGACTGTCGAGGTCCAGCCCAgccatcaccgtcgccgcacgCGGCCAGGGTACACGGCGCCACGTCAGGCTACTTTGCACATCGTCGCTGCATACCTCTATTTCACCCCTTCGTAACCTCgttcggcagcagcagcagcgccgcgccccTCAGCCCGCTCgcgttgctgcggcggcagcttgGAGCAGGTGACAcgagcggcgcgccgcctgccgctgcctcagcCCCCGGTgcagaggacggcgcggccgGGGAGACGAAGGAAATCGTGCACATGGCGACGCCGGTGGAGGTGTGTTGGTTGTCGTGGTGGGGCCCAGAGCCGTCTGACGGGCGCGTTTCACGCGAAGCGGCGATCctcagctgcgcctgcttAGAGCGCCATTACCCATCATCTCTGCAAGACGTCTTTTGCGGCCTGCTCAGCGTACGTGCGGAGCCCACCGTCGCGGCGTGGTGCACGGCAGCAGTCGCATGCGCGCGCCGGCTGTGCCCGTTGTCAGCGTTGACGCCGTCATTCACCGATGCGTACGTGGAGTCGTTTGCGCGCTGCGTGGACGCGGATGTCGCGGGGTGGGTGGCAGAGCTGCACCAGGAGgggacgccgacggcgccgacgcctgGGTCCGCCTCTGTCGAGCTGCCCTTCCTCCAGCGACAGCAACGGACGGCGCAGGTGGCCCTTCGCAGGGTGCTGGCGAGTCTGCAGGAGTCGCTGGCGGGGGCGTCGCCTTGGCGAGCCGGGCTGTTTCCCTGCGACCAtgcctggcgctgcggcctcGATGGGTTGCTCTACGCGACGCCTCAGTGGTGCGGCTACAGCGGGGTCCTGctgacggcgtcgtcgccatcTTTGCCGCCGCACACGTCGGTAGCGGCGTACCTCTCCAAGGGCGGCAGTGCCAACGATGCTGGCGTCGCTCCTCCGCTGCGTGTTCTGTGCTTCAGAGCGCATGAGCCGTCGTGGGCAGTGTGCTCAGTGCTGCACTATCTCGGTATTCGCCCTCTCtcgcagctggcggagacgCGTGTGAGCTTCcacaccaccgtcgccacggATGCCAGTGGCGTGCTGCATGACAAGATCGCCGCCATTGTGCCGTACGTGCAGGCCTTctgccgcgcctctctccctctgtggtACGGTGTCGTGTACATGCAGATGCGCGAGCGGCTCCGGCGGCTGCGAGTGGTGCTGACCGCTCCGACCGGTGGCAGCGTGCtggccgcctcggcgtcgccggtgcAGACGCTTCGCCTGCACGTGAACGGACACGTGTACGCGCATGAGCGACAGCTTCGGCTGGGGTACGTTGCAGCGCACAACGTCATCTacggcgccgctgaggcGACCTCCGTCCCGATGCTGTCCGAGGCGCTTCTGCCGCTGTTCATGCCAGTTGGTATGTCGGCAGAGGCCGACGTGCGACAGCTGCGTGACGTGattctccgcctcctcggcgcctTGTCCTCGCTGGACAGCTCCGTCGAGtggcgcgacggcgctgacacctcgccccagcagcagcagtggcggcgtgAGCAGATCGAGCACGTGCTGCGGCCTGTCGCCGTGCATTATGGCCTAACCCCTTTTGCTGGCGTGTCTAGCGATGCACTCCCGCCCGCATCCGGCGTGTTGGCCACTGCGGTGGGCTCCGCATACGACACCGATGCTCACGACGCTCAAGCAGAGGCTCCGTTCACTCTCTCGTCGCGTGCCTTCATACGGTACATGGCGAACTACCCCCCAGGCACCGACGCCATGCGACAGCCACGCGGGTCTCAGCAAGCCCACACGGGGCATCGAACTGGAGAAACATCAGGCACGCAGCCACTGACTCAAGCAAGCGCGCAGGAGCTGGTGTCGCATGCGAGACCCTTCTCGTCACGCACAGCTTCCGCAGCCAGGGCCGGCGGTGGCTTCATGCAACGGCCCGACGTGAACGGGCGGCTTTCcgtcaccctctctctcggcggcagcacagcggtCGTGACGTCTACGCCTGCTTGGTCCAACTTCCCCATGGAGCTCGACCTGGACGCCGTCGTAGCCGCAAGCGTCGTGGTCGGGGCTGCggatggcggtggccgcggtCGTGGGGCGGCTGCATCAGCACGCGATCATCAGGGAGACAGCGACGATGACAGCAGTTTGGCTCCAGGCAGTGATGGTGAGGGGGACAACAATGCCgctgtcggcggcggcgaggaagagcagcAAGATTCCTTCCTCACGTTCCAGTACCATCGCAGGAGCGGCACCGCCCCCAGCGCGCTtcgaggcagcggaggcggtaTCGAGTCCCGCAAACGGTTGCGCGCCGGTAATAACCGTGCTGGTGGGCACGTGAGAGGACGACTCCGCCACGACCCTGCCGGACCTgatgtgcgcgctgccgggATGTGGCTTCGCCCGCCTGCGGGGTCTGCCATGGCCGGCACGGGTGGCGACACCCCCGACTACGCAGTCGCGGCAGAGCGCTACGTCTACGAGCTGCTTCGGGAGGAGTACGCcaagcaggcgcagcagggcggcgtgcgcgttgtTTGGATGAATGAGAGCCGAGAGGCCGGTTCGCCCTTCGACATCCTCGTCATCAAGCCGCGAcggctgagcagcagcaatgcTAAGGTGAATAGTAGCAGCTCCGCTGACAGCAGCCGCTGGGACGTGTTGCAGTATGTAGAGGTGAAGTCCACTTGCACCGCTAATCGGGAGGACTTCGAGATGTCCATGGCAGAGCTTCTCTTCGCCGCGCGCTTCGGGGCCGCCTACCGCGTCTACCGCGTCTTCGGCGCCTCGACAGACGCGCTGCATCGAATGAAGCATCGTGTCTACGCTGACATTGTGCAGCTGTGGTATACGGCGCGGTTGACCATTACCTCCGACATCCGTGTCACGCCGTCGACATGACGACGCACGATGACACCGTTGCTCCGCGCTTCGCTTGGTTTTCTGCTCTCGGGCCTTCTcgggcccccctccctctctctctccttcccaaTGCACGCACGAGCGTGTTTCTTGTCGTGGATAACTCGTATAAACTCGTGCGTTGACACGTGCGATGACCAGCAGCCTCAAGAAGGGAATGCCACGACAAGGCACTGCTCTTGCAGTGCAAGCGATGagcacaccagcacacacacacacacacacacacaccacagccTCATGCtccagagagggaggcagggagggagtAGTGCGAAGGCGTTTATCCGCGGCCGCTTCTCCATGCTCTCCTTCAGCGGGCCCACCCGACCCCTCCTGTCACTGTCCTCCGTAACGCATGAGAACCCCCCTCCgcaagtgtgtgtgcgcgtgcgtgtgcacacaATACCgggacggcgccgctctctcctcgccaCCTTCCCATCCCCGTCACTgatcctctcccccttcctcgttCACCACAGGtcaccgccctccctc contains these protein-coding regions:
- a CDS encoding putative cell cycle associated protein MOB1, producing the protein MKLFGSSLFDSDKTYRPKKKHKEGTERYRLHNFARSLVKSGDLRQAVQLPPGVEANNWLSVHTVDFYNITNVIYGSLTDYCSDMSCPVMSSGPRYEYLWRNPPEYPKATRVSAPQYLDLLMKWIERQINDERIFPSEDYNPYPADFKSYVKNIFRRMFRVYAHIYYSHFTKIAELQEEAHMNTAFKHFMYFAWEFDLIPREELTPLQELLKNLMGDYAKERLE